The following coding sequences lie in one Cucurbita pepo subsp. pepo cultivar mu-cu-16 chromosome LG13, ASM280686v2, whole genome shotgun sequence genomic window:
- the LOC111809079 gene encoding homeobox protein BEL1 homolog has product MAGEDKSNEMVVGGFYYNSNQIQPGFGSSTEPAEMFNLQVNNESGGGGDDEFHHHLMVVGPWGTAAAADSSLRCVFPCEANERPSHGLSLSLSSTNPSSIGLQSFELRTQQSSLAIFQLRNSKFLAPTQELLYEFCSLEITNDMNNRHQNQAISSTNSSLQSLDFMELQKRKTKLFSLLEEVERRYRHYCEQMKAVVASFEAVAGNGAARVYSALASKAMSKHFRSLKDGIVGQIQATKKAMGEKDPIAPGTTRGETPRLRVIDQALRQQRAFHQISVMESHPWRPQRGLPERSVSVLRAWLFEHFLHPYPSDVDKHILSRQTGLSRSQVSNWFINARVRLWKPMVEEMYLEETKEQVEEIDNTNFNNMNNNGNNSFDGMMDFDDEIDGQRSIPTGVEDRKPTSDQLLRIDSEGLSSIISNNSEKNDSRAMKAMQNHQGQHVHNNHNHTFGRIATDAFGMVELDFSSYNHDSCGVSSYLNNNNQHFNNGSSSSVSLTLGLQQHAAGGKNVSEGVSIAFSPVTSAATATQSSIFFTRDHIEECQPVQYSLLDGETTQNLPYRNLMGAQLLHDLAG; this is encoded by the exons atGGCTGGAGAAGACAAATCAAACGAGATGGTTGTTGGTGGATTTTATTACAATTCCAACCAGATCCAACCCGGATTTGGATCCAGCACCGAACCGGCGGAGATGTTCAATTTGCAAGTGAACAACGAGtctggcggcggcggcgatgaTGAGTTTCATCACCACTTGATGGTGGTTGGGCCTTGGgggacggcggcggcggctgaTTCGTCGTTGAGATGTGTGTTTCCATGTGAAGCAAACGAGAGACCAAGCCATGGCCTTTCTTTGTCTCTTAGTTCCACTAATCCTTCTTCTATTGGCTTACAATCCTTTGAATTAAGAACCCAACAATCATCTTTGGCCATATTTCAGCTTCGAAACTCCAAATTCTTGGCCCCAACTCAAGAGCTTCTTTATGAGTTTTGTAGCCTTGAAATCACCAATGATATGAACAATAGGCACCAAAACCAAGCCATTTCTTCTACCAACTCCTCTCTTCAATCGCTTGATTTCATGGAattgcaaaagagaaaaaccaAGCTTTTTTCCTTGCTTGAAGAG GTTGAAAGAAGGTATAGGCATTATTGCGAGCAAATGAAGGCGGTGGTGGCGTCGTTCGAAGCGGTGGCCGGGAATGGGGCGGCGAGGGTGTACTCGGCGTTGGCATCGAAAGCGATGTCGAAGCATTTTAGGAGCCTAAAAGATGGAATTGTGGGGCAAATTCAAGCCACAAAAAAGGCAATGGGAGAAAAGGATCCAATTGCACCTGGTACCACAAGAGGAGAAACGCCAAGGCTTAGAGTGATTGATCAAGCCTTAAGGCAACAAAGAGCTTTCCATCAAATCAGTGTCATGGAAAGCCATCCTTGGCGCCCTCAACGTGGCCTCCCCGAGCGTTCTGTCTCGGTTCTTCGTGCTTGGCTTTTCGAACACTTTCTTCACCC ATACCCTAGCGATGTGGATAAACACATTTTATCTCGCCAAACTGGTCTCTCAAGAAGCCAG GTGTCGAATTGGTTCATTAATGCGAGGGTGAGGCTGTGGAAGCCAATGGTGGAGGAGATGTATTTAGAGGAAACAAAGGAACAAGTAGAAGAAATTGATAACACCAACTTCAACAACATGAACAACAATGGCAACAACTCTTTCGACGGGATGATGGATTTCGACGACGAGATCGACGGTCAACGATCGATCCCGACGGGGGTGGAGGATCGGAAGCCGACGTCGGACCAACTCCTAAGAATAGATTCGGAAGGTCTCTCTTCGATCATCTCTAATAACTCAGAGAAGAATGATTCAAGAGCCATGAAAGCCATGCAAAACCATCAAGGGCAACACGTCCACAACAACCATAACCATACCTTTGGGCGGATTGCTACCGATGCATTCGGCATGGTGGAGCTCGACTTCTCGTCCTACAACCACGATAGCTGCGGAGTTTCCTCGTacctcaacaacaacaatcaaCATTTCAACAACGGGAGTAGTAGCAGTGTGTCGTTGACATTAGGGTTACAACAACATGCAGCAGGCGGGAAGAACGTCAGCGAAGGTGTGAGCATCGCCTTCTCACCAGTGACATCAGCCGCAACAGCGACTCAAAGctccattttcttcacaagAGATCATATCGAAGAATGCCAACCAGTTCAATATTCTCTTTTAGATGGAGAAACGACTCAGAATCTTCCTTATAGAAACTTGATGGGTGCTCAATTGCTTCATGATTTGGCCGGGTAA
- the LOC111808947 gene encoding uncharacterized protein LOC111808947 — MKDSEKVFWDPMKNPAGNNRIAAFNSPSRASSKLLLYLIFLLSFTYFIYSLKLLSSSRPCSDLQSFSASSSATATAIHSLLNLTADDAISLPPPIQTLPTTNRTEIQHVVFGIAASAKLWKQRKEYIKLWFKPEEMRGTVWLDRKVKTDEDSNDLPPIRISGDTSKFAYKNKQGHRSAIRISRIVSETFRLGLKDVRWFVMGDDDTVFVTENLVRVLRKYDHTQFHYIGSLSESHLQNIYFSYSMAYGGGGFAISYPLAKALVKMQDRCIQRYPGLYGSDDRMQACMAELGVPLSKELGFHQYDVYGNLFGLLAAHPIAPFVSLHHLDIVEPIFPNVTRLQALQRLSIPMKLDSAGLMQQSICYHKSNTWTISVSWGFAVQIFRGILSPREVEMPARTFLNWYRRADYKAYAFNTRPVSRNPCQKAFVFYLSNAAAQMNSTTGQTVSKYTRHRVTQPSCKWKSPNPGRIDIVKVVKKADPKLWDRSPRRNCCRVMKSKEKKTMMVEVGICREGEISEV, encoded by the exons ATGAAAGATTCAGAGAAAGTGTTCTGGGATCCGATGAAGAATCCCGCCGGAAACAACCGCATTGCCGCCTTCAATTCTCCGTCCAGAGCCTCCTCTAAGCTTCTCTTGTATCTAATCTTCTTACTCTCTTTCACTTACTTCATTTATTCTCTCAAACTCCTCTCCTCCTCCCGCCCCTGTTCCGACCTTCAATCATTCTccgcctcctcctccgccaccgccaccgccataCATTCACTCCTCAATCTCACCGCCGATGACGCAATTTCACTTCCGCCCCCAATACAGACATTACCCACTACCAATCGGACGGAGATTCAACATGTCGTATTCGGAATCGCTGCGTCGGCGAAGCTGTGGAAACAGAGGAAGGAGTACATCAAGCTTTGGTTCAAACCGGAGGAGATGAGGGGGACGGTTTGGTTGGACCGGAAAGTGAAAACCGATGAGGATTCCAATGACCTCCCGCCGATTAGAATCTCCGGCGATACCTCCAAGTTTGCGTATAAGAACAAACAGGGGCATCGATCGGCGATTCGGATCTCGCGAATCGTGTCGGAAACATTCCGTTTGGGTTTGAAAGACGTGCGGTGGTTTGTAATGGGCGATGACGACACCGTTTTCGTGACCGAGAATTTGGTTAGGGTTTTGAGGAAATATGACCATACGCAATTCCATTACATCGGAAGCCTGTCGGAGAGCCATTTGCAGAACATATACTTCTCGTATTCAATGGCGTACGGCGGCGGTGGGTTTGCCATTAGCTACCCGTTGGCGAAGGCTTTAGTGAAAATGCAGGATCGGTGTATACAGAGGTACCCCGGATTGTACGGGTCCGATGACCGGATGCAGGCTTGTATGGCGGAGCTGGGCGTTCCACTGAGTAAGGAACTCGGATTTCACCAG TACGATGTCTACGGGAACCTATTCGGCCTGCTCGCTGCCCACCCGATCGCGCCATTCGTGTCGCTTCACCACCTCGACATAGTCGAGCCGATCTTCCCCAACGTCACACGTCTCCAAGCTCTCCAACGTCTTTCAATTCCAATGAAGCTCGATTCAGCAGGTCTAATGCAACAATCCATATGCTACCACAAATCCAACACTTGGACCATTTCCGTCTCGTGGGGCTTCGCCGTCCAAATCTTCCGTGGCATCCTATCGCCGCGTGAAGTCGAAATGCCAGCTAGAACATTCCTCAATTGGTATCGTCGCGCTGATTACAAAGCCTATGCATTCAACACCCGACCCGTCAGTCGAAATCCATGCCAGAAGGCATTCGTGTTTTACTTGTCCAATGCTGCTGCACAAATGAACTCGACGACAGGGCAGACGGTCAGCAAGTATACTCGACACCGAGTGACACAGCCGTCGTGCAAGTGGAAGAGCCCGAACCCAGGTCGCATCGACATCGTCAAGGTGGTGAAGAAGGCAGACCCGAAGTTGTGGGACAGA TCTCCGAGGAGAAACTGTTGCAGAGTGATGAAATCAAAggagaagaagacgatgatggTGGAAGTTGGAATATGCAGAGAAGGTGAAATCAGTGAAGTTTAA